The following are from one region of the Acidobacteriota bacterium genome:
- a CDS encoding metallophosphoesterase: MTRIVHLSDLHFGAVTRETVQPLLRVIFDLEPGVIVISGDLTQRARKRQFELARNFVSSLPEATPVIAVPGNHDIPLWDILRRLVAPLRRFDRYVTADPYPAFSNDEVAIVGVNTARSLTIKNGRINREQLARIEQVLQLSPPDALRIVVAHHPFVLPEDEPLTDRVGRAELALPVFLRVGVDLLLTGHRHHTWTNSPYPGLLAVHAGTATSRRVRREDNAFNLIEVQTESISIQRFLWQPEEEIFAAPHFDRIRSFPRSRGRIFTETEGKTSDPTEVPQ, encoded by the coding sequence ATGACTCGCATCGTGCATCTCTCCGATCTTCACTTCGGCGCCGTGACCCGGGAAACAGTCCAGCCCCTGTTGCGCGTCATCTTCGACCTCGAGCCTGGGGTGATCGTGATTTCCGGCGACCTCACCCAGCGGGCCCGGAAGCGCCAGTTCGAGCTTGCCCGAAACTTCGTATCCAGTCTCCCGGAAGCGACTCCGGTGATCGCCGTTCCCGGCAACCACGATATCCCGCTGTGGGACATCCTGCGGCGCCTGGTGGCGCCGCTTCGTCGCTTCGACCGCTACGTGACCGCCGATCCCTATCCGGCATTTTCCAATGACGAGGTCGCGATCGTCGGCGTCAACACCGCGCGCTCCCTGACCATCAAGAACGGCCGCATCAACCGGGAGCAGCTGGCGCGCATCGAACAGGTCCTTCAGCTGAGTCCGCCCGACGCCCTGCGGATCGTCGTCGCCCACCATCCCTTCGTCCTCCCCGAGGATGAGCCCCTCACCGATCGGGTGGGCCGGGCCGAGCTGGCGCTGCCCGTATTCCTCCGGGTCGGAGTCGACCTGCTGCTCACCGGACACCGCCACCACACCTGGACCAACTCGCCGTATCCCGGACTGCTGGCGGTGCACGCCGGCACCGCAACGTCGCGGCGCGTGCGTCGCGAGGACAACGCCTTCAACCTGATCGAGGTCCAAACGGAGTCGATCTCGATCCAGCGTTTCCTGTGGCAGCCGGAGGAGGAGATCTTCGCGGCGCCGCACTTCGACCGCATCCGCAGCTTTCCCCGAAGCCGCGGCAGGATCTTCACCGAGACGGAGGGCAAGACATCCGATCCGACCGAGGTGCCGCAATAG
- a CDS encoding diacylglycerol kinase family protein, translating into MVEGNEKRNSYPSPCVVFVNTASGRCQGESTLAELRELLEERSLEATVKSVEPGNIEATLSTGLPPQPSLVVAGGGDGTVRTIARALVGTGHTLGILPLGTINHLARDLQIPLDLAGAVEVLAGGDDRTIDTGEVNGELFFNACVLGVYAELARLKARSRLRHPGWPAPLRWIADTISSLWRILRSWRVQRLELQLDDRHLEHRVPLLIVANNPLPRLAEARRLDSGRLAVYVPGTIRPLSLAALLVRAVVFGPDRVDALTVHIVERAYIRISSNDRAVVDGEVIKLESPLSIRIRPKICTVRVPRLPDTTRTRE; encoded by the coding sequence ATGGTTGAAGGGAACGAAAAAAGAAATTCTTATCCATCGCCCTGCGTGGTTTTTGTCAACACCGCCAGCGGGCGCTGCCAGGGCGAGTCGACACTGGCCGAGCTACGGGAGCTGCTGGAGGAGCGGTCCCTGGAGGCGACTGTCAAGTCGGTTGAGCCCGGAAACATCGAGGCGACACTCAGCACGGGATTGCCACCGCAACCGTCGCTGGTGGTCGCCGGGGGCGGAGACGGGACCGTGCGCACCATCGCCCGCGCTCTGGTCGGCACCGGGCACACCCTGGGCATACTGCCGCTCGGAACCATCAACCACCTCGCTCGCGACCTGCAGATCCCCCTCGATCTCGCCGGAGCGGTCGAGGTGCTCGCAGGCGGCGATGACCGCACCATCGACACCGGCGAGGTGAACGGCGAGCTGTTCTTCAACGCCTGCGTGCTCGGCGTCTATGCCGAGTTGGCGCGATTGAAAGCCCGTAGCCGCCTCCGGCACCCCGGATGGCCGGCACCGCTGCGGTGGATTGCGGACACGATCAGCTCGCTGTGGCGCATCCTGCGATCGTGGAGGGTGCAGCGTCTCGAGCTGCAGCTCGACGACCGCCACCTCGAGCACCGCGTCCCGCTGCTGATCGTCGCCAACAACCCCCTGCCGAGGCTGGCGGAGGCCCGACGCCTCGACAGCGGCCGGCTGGCGGTGTATGTGCCCGGAACCATCCGGCCGTTGTCGCTCGCCGCGCTCCTCGTGAGGGCGGTCGTCTTCGGACCGGACCGGGTCGATGCGTTGACGGTCCACATCGTCGAACGAGCCTATATTCGGATCTCCTCGAACGACCGAGCCGTGGTCGACGGTGAAGTCATCAAGCTCGAATCGCCGCTGTCCATCCGCATCCGTCCCAAGATCTGCACGGTTCGTGTGCCTCGGTTGCCGGACACGACTCGGACACGAGAGTAG
- a CDS encoding HAD family hydrolase — protein MSEQEKRLRPAVFLDRDGTIIEDHGDLHDPSQVKFFEDTIPALRRLAGRFVLFIVTNQSGVAKGTISARDVERINAHVLSRLAEAGIEIAATYVCPHERRDGCLCMKPNPFFLLKAETEHGIDLRRSFVIGDHPHDVEFAKAGGATGIYVLTGHGLKHLEGVAEGTAIAAGIHEAVEFILEC, from the coding sequence ATGAGTGAACAAGAAAAGCGGCTCCGTCCGGCGGTCTTCCTGGACCGCGACGGAACCATCATCGAGGATCACGGCGACCTTCATGACCCGTCCCAGGTCAAATTCTTCGAGGATACGATCCCGGCGCTTCGTCGCCTGGCCGGGCGCTTCGTCCTGTTCATCGTCACCAACCAGTCCGGGGTGGCCAAGGGAACGATCTCCGCCCGGGATGTCGAGCGCATCAACGCCCATGTTCTCTCCCGTCTGGCCGAGGCCGGGATCGAAATAGCCGCAACCTATGTCTGCCCCCATGAACGCCGGGACGGCTGCCTCTGCATGAAACCGAACCCCTTTTTTCTCCTCAAGGCCGAAACGGAGCACGGGATTGACCTTCGGCGCTCCTTCGTCATCGGCGACCATCCCCACGACGTCGAATTCGCCAAGGCCGGGGGAGCCACGGGCATCTACGTCCTCACGGGACACGGGCTCAAGCACCTGGAGGGAGTCGCCGAAGGCACGGCGATCGCCGCCGGCATCCACGAAGCCGTCGAATTCATCCTCGAATGTTAA
- a CDS encoding TrkA C-terminal domain-containing protein, whose amino-acid sequence MDKITDLLSAGTAETYYIGKGAWTADTNLKDIALREKTGATILAVVRGEQFFTSPGGDFKV is encoded by the coding sequence ATGGACAAGATCACCGACCTGCTCAGCGCCGGGACGGCGGAGACCTACTACATCGGAAAGGGAGCGTGGACGGCGGACACGAATCTCAAGGACATCGCCCTCAGGGAAAAGACCGGAGCGACGATTCTGGCCGTCGTCAGGGGCGAACAGTTCTTCACCAGCCCCGGCGGCGATTTCAAGGTCTAG